Part of the Vulcanisaeta thermophila genome, CAGTTCCACACAACTGTGGAGCCGCCCCAGGTGAAGCGGGCCACTGGGTTTTGCATGGCCGTTATGCCAATCATGTTGAAGCTGCTCCTAAGTATGGAGCCCAGGGAGTAATTGCTGAGTGGTACGTAGAACCTGTACGTGGTGCTGGCACCGTAGCTGGAATTACTGAGTAACTCATTTACTAGATTCCTCAACCAATCCCTGGGCACCAATGCATCACTATCCACAAAGGCCACGAGTTCGGTATCAACGTTCCTCAAGCCCATGGATAATGCGAGGGACTTACCCCCACCACCATTGAGTACGAGTATCCTCACGTTTGCTTTATCATTCACAAGCCTCTTTATCACATTGTAGCCTGGGTCCTCCATTGAGTCGAATATGAATAGGTAATTAACCATGCCTGGGTAGTCCTGCTCAAGGACACTCTTCACATTACCCTCCATGTACTGGTCAACACCCCTCACGGGCATTATGACCGTAACACTGGGGTAACCCCGACCACCCAATGCGTCACCTCTCGTCCTCAAGCCCCTCCAGAATTTAATTTCGAAGTATAGGGAGAGTGTTGAGGTTGCCGTGGATGCTGCTATGAATAGTGATGCCAGTACCATCAATACCGTGGTTATAACCATCAACCACGCGAAACACTCACTAATTAAATCATTATCTTCCAACGCTAAGTATTTTAAACACGGCTGCGAAATCCTCATCGGAAAAACCAGCCCTCTCAGCCATCCTGTAAAATTGCAGGGCTAGTGAGGCCATGGGTATTGGCACACCCCTCAGCGCTGCTTCCCTACTTATTATGTCCAGGTCCTTCCTCATATGCCTCACCGCGAACTGGACGCTGAAGTCATTGGAGAGTATCTTTGGAACCTTCAACTCAGACGTGGGCGATCTGGCGCTTGATAGCCTTGTTAGCACGTCCATGATCACCGAGTCACTAAGCCCAAAGGCCCTGCCCAGGTTCACAGCCTCCGCCAGCGCAACCACGTAGGATCCCAGTAGGGCATTGTTGATTAGTTTCGCGTATAATCCATACCCATTGGGCCCCACGTGAACCACAACCTTAGCCGTGTGAATGAGGATGTCACGGGCTCTCTGGAACGCCTCGTCAGTGCCTCCAACGAGAACCACCAACTCCCTCCTCTCCACAGCCACTGAGGTTCCTATCACGGGCGCATCCACCATATCAGCACCCCTGGATTTAACGAGCCCAGCCAACTCAATTGATGTGCTTGGGGATATGGTGGACATGTCAATAACTAGCTCACCGCCCCTCAACCCCGTTAGCACGCCCTCAGGCCCTGTTATTACGGCCCTCACGGCATCATCATCGCTTAGCATGGTTATGATGACATCAACGTTTCTGGTTAACTCAGCTGGCGTTTTGAAGGCCTCAACACCGTACTCCCTAGCAAAGCGTTGGGCCTTCTCCTGGGTCCTATTGTAGATCCCAACTAATAGGCCATCGTCCCTCAGGTTTTTAGCGATCCTCCACCCCATGACCCCAAGCCCCACTAAACCAACCCTAACCATTGCGCCCGGGGGCGATGAATCGCTTAAAAACCCATTGAGCCTAACCCTTGGGCGGTGTCCCTGAGGGGGTTGGGAAAATACCGAACAGATTCAAATCATTTTTAATTTATTTTGATAATGCATGTAATTACTTTATGTACTTCGTGAGCCTTCTCTCGGCCTCATCCCAATTGAGTACGTTCCATATGGCGTCTATGTAGCCATTCCTATTATTCTTGTACTGGAGGTAGTAGGCGTGCTCGAACTCATCCACTATTAATAATATGGGCAGCTCCGCAATGTGCTGGTTGTAGTGGTTCTCGAAGGTGGTGAATTCCAGGTTTCCTGTTTCTGGGTCGTAGTAGAGCACGGTCCATCCACACCCTGGTAGGGACCTCATGACCTCGGTGAACACAGCCTTGAACTTGTCGAAGCTCCCAAACTGCTTAGTTATTAGGTCGCCTAGGTAGCCCCCAGGTGTTCCACCACCCTTGCCCGCTGGGGCCATGGAGTACCAGTAGAGCGTGTGCAGCTTGTGCCCGTTCACATTGAAGAATAAGTTCCTAAGTAGGCCCTGTATGTCGTAGCTCGTCACCTCACCCTTGATTATCTTCTCAAGCCTCTCTATGGTTGCGTTGGCCCCGTTGACGTAGCCCTTATGGTGCCCGTTGTAGTGGACGTCAATTACCTGCCCGCTTATGTATGGTTCCAGGG contains:
- a CDS encoding glycosyltransferase — encoded protein: MVITTVLMVLASLFIAASTATSTLSLYFEIKFWRGLRTRGDALGGRGYPSVTVIMPVRGVDQYMEGNVKSVLEQDYPGMVNYLFIFDSMEDPGYNVIKRLVNDKANVRILVLNGGGGKSLALSMGLRNVDTELVAFVDSDALVPRDWLRNLVNELLSNSSYGASTTYRFYVPLSNYSLGSILRSSFNMIGITAMQNPVARFTWGGSTVVWNWLIRKWNVPDYLPNYYSDDYVITHFVHKEGLKIAFVPKSMVITLEDTNLRGAFEWAVRQLWFVRVYGFRGFLLYLASYTLLATTLPLGLITALLTSTPWLALATLMPYIIGSIKDYYRVRSISGLSQFHQRYIGRRLPIYMGLASILNIYFSWIAILRTMTKRSITWRGRVFTEDGARARMRDKPLP
- a CDS encoding NAD(P)-dependent oxidoreductase, with translation MVRVGLVGLGVMGWRIAKNLRDDGLLVGIYNRTQEKAQRFAREYGVEAFKTPAELTRNVDVIITMLSDDDAVRAVITGPEGVLTGLRGGELVIDMSTISPSTSIELAGLVKSRGADMVDAPVIGTSVAVERRELVVLVGGTDEAFQRARDILIHTAKVVVHVGPNGYGLYAKLINNALLGSYVVALAEAVNLGRAFGLSDSVIMDVLTRLSSARSPTSELKVPKILSNDFSVQFAVRHMRKDLDIISREAALRGVPIPMASLALQFYRMAERAGFSDEDFAAVFKILSVGR
- a CDS encoding superoxide dismutase, which translates into the protein MSLPSTLFKRYELPPLPYSINALEPYISGQVIDVHYNGHHKGYVNGANATIERLEKIIKGEVTSYDIQGLLRNLFFNVNGHKLHTLYWYSMAPAGKGGGTPGGYLGDLITKQFGSFDKFKAVFTEVMRSLPGCGWTVLYYDPETGNLEFTTFENHYNQHIAELPILLIVDEFEHAYYLQYKNNRNGYIDAIWNVLNWDEAERRLTKYIK